One part of the Hyalangium ruber genome encodes these proteins:
- a CDS encoding DUF1801 domain-containing protein yields MAKKVAAKKPAKKAPVKTQKNKASVAEFIAAVDDDAKRADAKAIDKLLREVTGEKPAMWGPSIIGYGSYKYTNTMGEADWPKIGFSPRKGATVLYIVPDFLASDPLMKKLGKYKNGKSCLYINKLADVDQKVLRELATRSWKHMSEKYG; encoded by the coding sequence ATGGCCAAGAAAGTCGCCGCCAAGAAGCCAGCCAAGAAGGCCCCAGTCAAAACGCAGAAGAACAAGGCCTCAGTCGCCGAATTCATCGCCGCAGTCGATGACGACGCCAAGCGCGCGGACGCCAAAGCGATCGACAAGCTGCTGCGCGAGGTCACTGGCGAGAAGCCCGCGATGTGGGGGCCGTCGATTATCGGCTATGGCTCGTACAAATACACGAACACGATGGGCGAGGCGGATTGGCCGAAGATCGGCTTCAGCCCACGCAAGGGCGCGACCGTGCTCTACATCGTGCCGGACTTCCTCGCGTCCGATCCGCTGATGAAAAAGCTGGGTAAGTACAAGAACGGAAAGAGCTGCCTCTACATCAACAAACTCGCCGACGTGGATCAGAAGGTGCTGCGCGAACTGGCCACGCGTTCGTGGAAGCACATGAGCGAGAAGTACGGATAA
- a CDS encoding RCC1 domain-containing protein has product MQTKNLSGVAFVAAGATHAMAVKSDGTVWAWGSNERGQRGNGDAYDLYTPKQVLGLSGGLKLAAGELHSMMVGSDGTGWAWGFNDDGQLGNGNPLYIPLPIQSLLN; this is encoded by the coding sequence GTGCAGACGAAGAACCTGAGCGGGGTGGCCTTCGTGGCCGCTGGCGCCACCCATGCGATGGCCGTGAAGTCGGACGGCACCGTGTGGGCCTGGGGCTCCAACGAGAGGGGCCAGCGGGGCAATGGCGATGCGTACGATCTCTACACGCCCAAGCAGGTGCTTGGGCTGAGCGGAGGCCTGAAGCTGGCCGCTGGCGAGCTGCACTCGATGATGGTGGGTTCGGATGGAACCGGCTGGGCCTGGGGCTTCAACGACGATGGGCAGCTGGGCAATGGAAATCCCCTGTACATCCCGCTCCCCATCCAATCCCTGCTGAACTGA
- a CDS encoding trypsin-like serine protease, with protein sequence MGLKWLALGLLCPASGRVGERAQLTALTVPAGHVCLLELFTRGTVSRSSSAFIGFSCAFAWLFPVAIPEASAQAGVVEEPLLSGTATTARPEVGQFLTGGGACTGTLIASRWVVTASHCTQHLSLFFPGGTSPATFGAPAGRRCRRRT encoded by the coding sequence ATGGGCCTGAAGTGGCTGGCCTTGGGCCTGCTGTGTCCGGCGAGTGGGCGAGTGGGCGAGCGGGCTCAGCTCACGGCGCTCACGGTGCCTGCTGGCCACGTCTGTCTGCTTGAACTGTTCACGAGGGGCACCGTGTCACGATCTTCAAGTGCTTTCATTGGGTTCAGCTGTGCTTTCGCCTGGCTCTTTCCCGTGGCCATTCCAGAGGCGAGCGCTCAAGCCGGCGTGGTGGAGGAACCGCTGCTCTCTGGAACCGCCACCACCGCGCGGCCCGAAGTGGGCCAGTTCCTGACCGGAGGCGGCGCATGTACGGGCACATTGATCGCGTCGCGTTGGGTGGTGACTGCTTCACACTGCACCCAGCACCTCTCGCTGTTCTTTCCCGGTGGAACGAGCCCCGCGACCTTCGGAGCACCAGCCGGACGCCGGTGCAGACGAAGAACCTGA
- a CDS encoding cyclophilin-like fold protein produces MAHRDARRAPGPRPGVRRYLPRKLSTKGAPASSGGKAGAITYYAPWGNLALFYKDSDPASGLITLGTLDGGVEALRKPGPLQVRFERAE; encoded by the coding sequence GTGGCTCATCGTGACGCTCGTCGGGCTCCCGGTCCTCGGCCGGGCGTACGCCGTTACCTGCCGCGCAAGCTGTCCACGAAGGGCGCGCCCGCGAGCTCCGGTGGCAAGGCCGGGGCCATCACCTACTACGCCCCCTGGGGGAACCTCGCCCTGTTCTACAAGGACTCCGACCCTGCGAGCGGGCTCATCACGCTCGGAACGCTCGACGGCGGTGTCGAGGCCTTGAGGAAGCCCGGTCCCTTGCAGGTGAGATTCGAGCGTGCCGAATAG
- a CDS encoding choline dehydrogenase, which translates to MTQYDYVIIGAGSAGCVLAHRLTEDANVRVLLLEAGGKADSMLVRMPATASDLFSVQGPCNWGFWTEPEPHLEGRRLWWPRGRGWGGSSAINAMVYIRGHARDYDAWRQQGLEGWSYAEVLPYFKRAETFESGGNAYHGSTGPLHVAPARSANPLFRAVIEAGREEGFPVTDDFNGVRQEGWGPYHLNIKDGERWSAAAAYLKPLLGVRRNLDARTEVHVTRILIEQGRAVGVEYAQGTRRELRQVRASREVIVCAGAVQTPQILQLSGIGDPLQLQEVGVPVVHSLKGVGRNLQDHFNVMVAYECPQPITGYSVRRGLRKYLLALNYLLRKQGFGRHNFLESGAFLKSRPELDRPDLQLHVVLSIMRDHGKVSVDKDGFTLYVCHLRPESRGEVRLRSRDPFDTPAIRANYLAAEGDRRALREGVRITRRVASRSALDGFRGAEYSPGPRVQTDEEIDAWARREGETLYHPVGTCRMGTADDPLAVVDETLKLRGLEGLRVVDASVMPTLIGGNTHAPTVMIAEKAADMIRGRNALPPEAPSA; encoded by the coding sequence ATGACCCAGTACGACTATGTCATCATCGGCGCGGGTTCAGCGGGGTGTGTTCTGGCCCACCGCCTCACGGAAGATGCAAACGTGCGCGTGTTGCTGCTCGAGGCCGGCGGCAAGGCGGACAGCATGTTGGTGCGCATGCCCGCGACCGCGAGCGACCTGTTCAGCGTGCAGGGGCCCTGCAACTGGGGTTTCTGGACGGAGCCCGAGCCGCACTTGGAGGGACGCCGATTGTGGTGGCCTCGGGGCAGGGGCTGGGGCGGCTCTTCCGCGATCAACGCCATGGTCTACATCCGGGGTCACGCCCGTGACTACGACGCGTGGCGGCAGCAGGGCCTGGAGGGCTGGTCCTACGCGGAGGTACTGCCGTACTTCAAGCGAGCCGAGACGTTCGAATCTGGGGGCAATGCCTACCATGGGAGCACAGGCCCCCTGCACGTGGCCCCCGCGCGCTCGGCCAATCCGCTCTTCCGCGCGGTCATCGAGGCGGGGCGTGAGGAGGGCTTCCCCGTCACGGACGACTTCAATGGCGTGCGACAGGAAGGCTGGGGCCCCTACCATCTCAACATCAAGGACGGCGAGCGCTGGAGCGCGGCAGCGGCGTACCTCAAGCCTCTCCTGGGCGTGCGGCGCAACCTGGATGCTCGGACGGAAGTCCATGTGACGCGCATCCTGATCGAGCAGGGACGGGCCGTCGGCGTGGAATATGCCCAGGGCACGCGGCGCGAGCTGCGGCAGGTGCGGGCCTCACGCGAGGTGATTGTCTGCGCGGGCGCGGTGCAGACGCCTCAGATCCTGCAACTCTCGGGCATTGGCGATCCCTTGCAGCTTCAGGAGGTCGGGGTGCCGGTGGTGCATTCCCTGAAGGGGGTGGGCAGGAACCTGCAGGACCACTTCAACGTCATGGTGGCCTACGAGTGCCCCCAGCCGATCACCGGTTACTCGGTCCGAAGAGGCCTCCGCAAATACCTCCTGGCGTTGAACTACCTGCTGCGAAAGCAAGGCTTCGGGCGTCACAACTTCCTGGAGTCTGGCGCCTTCCTGAAGTCACGGCCCGAACTCGATCGGCCGGACCTGCAGTTGCACGTGGTGCTCTCCATCATGCGAGACCACGGCAAGGTGAGCGTGGACAAGGATGGTTTCACCCTGTACGTCTGCCATCTGCGTCCCGAGAGCCGCGGCGAGGTGCGGCTCCGTTCGCGCGATCCCTTCGACACTCCGGCGATCCGCGCCAACTACCTGGCGGCGGAGGGAGATCGTCGGGCGCTCCGAGAGGGCGTGAGGATCACCCGTCGGGTGGCCTCGAGGAGCGCGCTGGATGGCTTCCGCGGGGCGGAGTACTCGCCAGGCCCGCGGGTCCAGACGGATGAGGAGATCGACGCCTGGGCGCGGCGCGAGGGCGAGACCCTCTACCACCCAGTGGGGACCTGCCGAATGGGCACGGCGGACGATCCGTTGGCGGTCGTGGATGAGACGCTGAAGCTGCGAGGGCTCGAAGGGCTCCGAGTGGTGGACGCCTCCGTCATGCCAACGCTGATCGGCGGGAACACCCATGCCCCCACCGTCATGATCGCCGAGAAAGCTGCTGACATGATTCGAGGCCGAAACGCGCTCCCGCCGGAAGCGCCGAGTGCGTGA
- a CDS encoding WD40 repeat domain-containing protein, which produces MTDELSALTELPTLERLVKAEGVEALLAALDAALSRLPADARVRKEDSLTVGPRTLRILRSAVALDSGFLREHPEALFQSLYNRLRWFDAPDTAAHFTPEGKGPWSHPEAHLYALAQQWRRQHEARGGAPWLESLLPLPGELESEDQVLPHGAHVLCAAYNPTGTRLATGSWDDGQNVRIWDVATGQCIHVLEGHEGEVLGLAWSADGTRLASGSRDHDARLWDAETGELLHEMTGQEGRVTSVAFSPDGRLLAAANLGWRVRLFDVASGEEVRTLEGHEQSALCVAFHPSGRWLATGSSDETARIWDVATGTQVACIQAGTLVQDLEFSSDGEWLALTASEGIALVETEGWTQVRKAGGKDPYSHVAWLGTARLGVLTYNRLEVLDARSGDVLRTRPYESDGHERGVAFHPAGQRFALTAVDGKVRVSEMDSEPAPTLLTEKERVQNLWGRPEGEVAIVRRMDATLAVDARGHIRSFAPDYEEAYGQAWKTSPHDTLLAYPVSLMEEESSRLGIRLLDVKSLTPVRALSVNPGGEQGERALFLEERPMAFSPDGQLLAGVVEPGKVRVWRVADGALLHSLGGHEGPVTLVDFTPDGTCVVSGSPKGSRLLLHEVKGGTAVVDTEALVKPAPAYAAAAHAPWIAVGRGSGELELFEVPTGTRRVIQAAEAPVIGVGLSADGARVAACCRDEVVRIFDARTGALVRELPHPALAFSVALGEGVVVTMANDQCARFFELATGAPLREIQASVTPREAVGQRFWEALGDGPFALYRREEPEPLVHFQDAMEASVLLRDGLIVGRGRSERDMLYVLKLHLPSRARP; this is translated from the coding sequence ATGACCGACGAACTCTCCGCGCTCACCGAACTCCCCACTCTCGAGCGGCTCGTGAAGGCCGAGGGCGTGGAGGCGCTCCTGGCCGCCCTGGACGCGGCGCTCTCGCGCCTTCCCGCGGACGCCCGGGTGCGCAAGGAGGACAGCCTCACGGTCGGGCCGAGGACGCTGCGGATCCTCCGGAGCGCGGTCGCGCTCGATTCAGGCTTCCTGCGTGAGCACCCCGAGGCGCTCTTCCAGAGCCTCTACAACCGCCTGCGCTGGTTCGATGCGCCCGACACCGCCGCGCACTTCACCCCTGAAGGCAAGGGCCCATGGAGTCATCCCGAGGCGCACCTGTACGCGCTCGCCCAGCAGTGGCGGCGCCAGCACGAGGCGCGCGGAGGTGCGCCCTGGCTGGAGTCCCTGTTGCCGCTGCCCGGAGAGCTGGAGAGCGAGGACCAGGTCCTGCCCCACGGCGCGCACGTGCTGTGCGCCGCCTACAACCCCACGGGGACACGGCTGGCCACGGGCTCGTGGGACGATGGGCAGAACGTGCGCATCTGGGACGTGGCCACGGGCCAGTGCATCCACGTGCTTGAGGGGCACGAGGGCGAGGTGCTGGGCCTGGCGTGGAGCGCGGATGGCACGCGGCTGGCCTCGGGCTCGCGCGATCATGACGCACGCCTCTGGGACGCGGAGACGGGCGAGCTGCTGCATGAGATGACGGGGCAGGAGGGGCGGGTGACGTCGGTGGCTTTCAGCCCGGATGGCCGGCTGCTCGCCGCGGCGAACCTCGGGTGGAGGGTGCGGCTGTTCGACGTGGCCTCGGGCGAGGAGGTGCGGACGCTGGAGGGGCATGAGCAGTCCGCGCTGTGCGTGGCTTTCCACCCCTCGGGCCGTTGGCTGGCCACGGGCTCGTCGGACGAGACGGCGCGCATCTGGGACGTGGCGACGGGGACCCAGGTGGCCTGCATCCAGGCGGGGACGCTCGTGCAGGACTTGGAGTTCAGCTCGGACGGGGAGTGGCTCGCGCTGACCGCGAGCGAGGGCATCGCCCTGGTGGAGACGGAGGGCTGGACGCAGGTGCGCAAGGCGGGGGGCAAGGACCCCTACTCGCACGTGGCGTGGCTCGGCACGGCGCGGCTGGGGGTGCTGACCTACAACCGGCTGGAGGTGCTGGACGCACGGAGCGGAGACGTGCTGCGCACCCGCCCCTATGAGTCCGACGGGCACGAGCGCGGTGTGGCCTTCCATCCGGCGGGCCAGCGCTTCGCCCTCACGGCGGTCGACGGCAAGGTGCGCGTGAGCGAGATGGACTCGGAGCCCGCGCCCACCCTGTTGACCGAGAAGGAGCGCGTGCAGAACCTGTGGGGGCGGCCCGAGGGCGAGGTGGCGATCGTGCGGAGGATGGATGCGACGCTCGCCGTGGATGCGCGGGGCCACATCCGCTCTTTCGCTCCTGACTACGAGGAGGCGTACGGGCAGGCGTGGAAGACCAGCCCCCATGACACCTTGCTGGCCTACCCCGTCTCCCTCATGGAGGAGGAGTCCTCGCGCCTGGGGATCCGGCTGCTCGACGTGAAGAGCCTCACGCCGGTGCGGGCGCTGTCCGTCAACCCTGGGGGAGAGCAAGGGGAGAGGGCGCTGTTCCTCGAGGAGCGGCCCATGGCCTTCTCTCCCGATGGCCAGCTCCTGGCGGGCGTGGTGGAGCCGGGGAAGGTCCGGGTGTGGCGCGTGGCGGACGGCGCGCTGCTGCACTCGCTGGGCGGCCATGAGGGCCCCGTCACGCTGGTGGACTTCACCCCCGATGGTACGTGCGTGGTGTCCGGCTCCCCCAAGGGCTCGCGCCTGTTGCTGCACGAGGTGAAGGGCGGCACGGCGGTGGTGGATACCGAGGCCTTGGTGAAGCCCGCGCCCGCCTATGCGGCGGCGGCCCACGCCCCGTGGATCGCCGTGGGCCGGGGCTCGGGGGAGCTCGAGCTCTTCGAGGTGCCGACGGGCACGCGGCGGGTCATCCAGGCGGCGGAAGCGCCCGTCATCGGCGTGGGCCTGTCCGCGGATGGCGCACGGGTGGCGGCCTGCTGCCGGGATGAAGTCGTGCGCATCTTCGACGCGCGGACGGGAGCGCTCGTGCGTGAGCTGCCCCATCCTGCCCTGGCCTTCTCCGTGGCGCTGGGCGAGGGCGTGGTGGTCACCATGGCCAATGATCAGTGCGCGCGCTTCTTCGAGCTCGCCACGGGGGCGCCGCTGCGGGAGATCCAGGCCAGCGTGACGCCTCGGGAGGCCGTGGGCCAGCGGTTCTGGGAGGCCCTGGGGGATGGGCCGTTCGCGCTCTACCGGAGGGAGGAGCCCGAGCCCCTGGTCCACTTCCAGGACGCCATGGAGGCCAGCGTCCTGCTGCGCGATGGGCTCATCGTGGGCCGTGGGCGAAGCGAGCGGGACATGCTGTACGTCCTGAAGCTCCACCTTCCATCGCGAGCCCGCCCATGA